tttttttttttaacaaacgatattattgtCACTAAAGAAAAGGGAGTCTAGTCTCATGATGGGTGAGCAATaaagtggttcaaattcacctttgactagaattgaacttaagacatcttatttataaataaaaatgaatactattagatcgtagtactaagtgacatatTTAAAAAGTGACTTGAAGGTACAAAGAAAAGTGTAAAGAGGAAGGTATCTATATGTTTCCTTCATGTCTCTTTTTTCTACATGTTAACTTCTCATGTAAGCTCTAGTATCCATTTTCCAACCCCAACACCCTCCCCACATTTCCGGCTGTCCACGTTGGCCAATCATCACCTGAGCCACTCCCAACCCTCACTGCGGTGCCCacccctccaccaccaccaccacctcctcctcctcctctctccgaTCTCCCCGAAAACCAGTTACGAAATCCTAAAAACAAGTAAGTTCCCTTCTGCCTCGCTCTCTCTGATTTAACATTATCTAGCTTATTTGATATCTTCCAAGAATTTATATTTTATCGCCTTTGAAATCGACGAATATTAAGTAATTTATTACATTCATCGTTtttgaaaattataaaaattagtTTCAAATCGATTATTAAGTAATTTAGCTGCTAAACTGACTAGCTAGTAGCTAGCATGAGACTCTAGGCTCTGGCATACTTACTGACTGGTTCTTTGTAAATTTTGCTAATTTGCCTCAGAATCTGCAGCTTATCTGACTAAACTGTTCCAGTATTAAGTTCAATAGTTAGCAAATGGAAGAAGGTTCGATGGAAATTCCAACTGCTTCAACATATGATAAAAAACAAGATAAAGCTCCAATGAATTTGGGTGATAAGGGAGAAACAAGTAATCCGTTGGAGGATCGGATTAGTCAACTGCCTGATGCGATTCTGGTTGACATCATTTCCCCGTTGAGGATTAAGGAAGTAGCAAGGACTAGTGTCCTCTCTAAGAGGTGGAGATATTTGTGGACACATGTTACACGTCTCAACTTTGATCATCATGATGGTGAACATCCACGTACCTCCACAAGGACCACAACAGTTAATCCGTCAGAGAGACGTCGTCTAGAAGAAGCGACCAACAGAAGACAACGAATCCGGCAATCGCACCAGGGTTTAACACCTTTAAACTTGGGTGAATGCAGAGGTGGTTCTTCCTCAGCGGGTTCCGGTTCAAGATCTAGGCACCCCGATGGAATTTCAAGACTAATTCgcccaccatcaccaccaccgtGTACGGTGGTGACTAAAGTCCTGCAATCGCATCAGGGTCCAACCGTAGATGGAGTCAGAATTTGTGGATCTTGTTATAGCTCGGATAATGTCGATGATTTTATCGAATTTGCAATTCAAAAGAAAGTTCAAAGGCTTGAGATAGACAAATCGAAAGAAAAAGACACCAAGTCTTGGGAGAAGCCTTTCAACAACCCTTTAGGTGTTTCACGCATTAAGTCCCTTAGACACCTCTCTTTAAAGTACATACCTATAACTGATGAAGTTGTTGGGCTGGTTCTATCCGAATGTCAACTTCTTGAACACCTCAGTATTTGTCACTCAAGCGATCTTTATGCTGTGAAAGCAGTTGGTTCATCACTCCGGTTGAAGTTCCTACAAATAAGTTATTGCGGTGGCATAGTCAGAATTGATATTTCTGCCCCTAATCTTGTGTCATTTATATATCGCGGACAAAATGTGTACAGAAGAGGAATTGTTTTGAAACATGCACCCAAGCTTGTCTACGTATCTCTCTCAGAAGACGAACCTGATAGCATTACCAAACATCTTCTGTCGATATCAGCTCGACTTTCATACCTTCAGACTCTCCACCTGTGGATGAATCTGAGAAGGGTTAGACTCTCAACCTGTTATTTACTTTAAAATTTTCCTAGCTTCTTGTGCTTGTTGGTTGatcattttcaagttttttacgTTCCTATCTTTCAGACAAATGTTATGCTCCCACAATTTCCCGAATTAACTAGTCTCAAAGACTTGTCGTTGACTGTACATGCCAAAAATTATGGTCCAAGTCTCCTGGATATGACTTCCTTGTTAGAGCAATCTCCCTTCTTGCAGAGATTAACATTCCAGGTAAATTCAATATATCTATTAACGTGGTTTTTAGAAGTCATATGTTGATCCTCTACTTTTCAAATATATTAACGTGGTCATCAACATTGTATTATTGATAATTCCGTTCCTCCTAGAAATCgcaaaagcatggaatttaAAATGATGAATTTAATGTTCATTTGgaatttttgaactttttatctgtttttttaattttgtgcaTGTAGTTGATATTAGGAaatgatttcattactttataATTAGTTACACTGAGGTATTTATATAAACTAGATTTACACAGGTAAAGAGAATAGTTACAGTGGTAACTATTTGTAACTATTCTAACAACTAACTAACTTGACTAACACTAATGTTTTACAATGGTAACTTGCTCttcacaccccctcaagctgaacGGAGAAGGTTGAAGTGAAAGCTTGgatcgaagatgaagaaaacgtGGCCTTGGCAGAGATTTGGTGTGAATATCCGCTAATTGATCCGCACTGCAAACAAATTTGACAGTAAGAAGCTTAGCCAAAACAAGCTCACGGATGTAATGATAATCGATTTCAACATGCTTTGTGCGAGCATGAAAAACCGGATTTGAAGTCAAGGCAATTGCAGAAACATTGTCACACCAAATTTGTGGCAAGGAGGACAACTTGAAACCAATATCAGAGAAGAGTTGACAGATCCAAGTGATCTCAGCAGCGGTATGTGCAAGGGAGTGGTACTCAGCTTCGGTAGAGGATCGGGCAACTGTgtgctgtttctttgcactCCAACTAACTAGACAAGGACCAAGAAAGATGCAAAAGCCTCCAGTGGAACGCCTATCCCACGAACATCCTGCCCAGTCAGCATCGGAGTAGGCGTTGAGAAGGAGGGGAGATGTGGTTTTGGGAAACCATAAGCCAAATCCAAGTGTCCCTTTTAGATACCGGAGGATGCGTTTCACGGCTTGAAAGTGAGGCTCCCGGGGAGAATGCATGAACTGACACACCAGATTAACCGCAAAGGATAAATCAGGCCGGGTCCATGTAAGATATTGGAGGGCGCCAACAATAGAGCGATAGTCCTCGGGATTCGACAACAAGGAACCAGTGTGATCAAGCTTGACAGAACTAAGGGGAGTGGCACATGGCTTTGCCCCATCCATTTTGGTACGCTTGAGAAGATCCAATATGTATTTGGATTGATGAATAAAGGCTCCGGAGGTGGATTTCTGAACTTCCAGACCGAGAAAGTAATGAAGATCGCCGAGATCCTTGATTGGAAATGTAGAGCTCAACTGAGAAATGATGGTGTTGCAGACACTAGAAGAAGGTCCGGTCACTATGATATCATCGACATACACAAGAACCAAAACCAAGGTAGGTTGATGCAGCACAAACAGACTATGATCAGAGTGTGAAGCTTGAAATCCCATTGAGAAAAGAGCAGATTGAAGTTTTTCATACCAAGCACGAGGGGCTTGCTTTAAGCCATATAAGGATTTCTTCAAGTGACAGATATGAGTAGGATGATCCTGATCAATGAACCCAGGTGGTTGAGCCATATATACATTCTCTTTCAAAGAACCATGGAGAAAAGCATTGCTTACATCCAGCTGGTGTAAAAACCAGTTTGATTGGACGGAAAGGGTGAGAATGATGCGGATAGTCACAGGTTTAGCAACCGGGCTAAAAGTATCACCATAATCAATGCCCTCTTGCTGATTGTAACCTTTTGCAACGAGTCGAGCCTTGTAACGATCCACAGAACCATCTGGTTTCCTCTTAATCCGGAAAACCCATTTACAGCCAACCAAATTATGAGTGGAGGTAGAAGGAACAAGCTGCCAAGTACCTGTACTTTGTAAAGCATTGAATTCATCCTGCATAGCAGCCCTCCACTGTGAATGTTTGGAAGCCTGGAGATATGTAGTAGGTATAAACTCACTGTCAAAATGAGAAGGCAGAGGATGGGTTGTGGCAGTAAGAGCCTTAGGTTTGTATATGCCTGAC
This is a stretch of genomic DNA from Malus domestica chromosome 02, GDT2T_hap1. It encodes these proteins:
- the LOC103418255 gene encoding putative F-box/FBD/LRR-repeat protein At4g13965 isoform X1, which gives rise to MEEGSMEIPTASTYDKKQDKAPMNLGDKGETSNPLEDRISQLPDAILVDIISPLRIKEVARTSVLSKRWRYLWTHVTRLNFDHHDGEHPRTSTRTTTVNPSERRRLEEATNRRQRIRQSHQGLTPLNLGECRGGSSSAGSGSRSRHPDGISRLIRPPSPPPCTVVTKVLQSHQGPTVDGVRICGSCYSSDNVDDFIEFAIQKKVQRLEIDKSKEKDTKSWEKPFNNPLGVSRIKSLRHLSLKYIPITDEVVGLVLSECQLLEHLSICHSSDLYAVKAVGSSLRLKFLQISYCGGIVRIDISAPNLVSFIYRGQNVYRRGIVLKHAPKLVYVSLSEDEPDSITKHLLSISARLSYLQTLHLWMNLRRTNVMLPQFPELTSLKDLSLTVHAKNYGPSLLDMTSLLEQSPFLQRLTFQLQWGYVREGYTRNMQEIKRCPHQCLKVVRFSGFIGMGGSIIDTEFAMYLVENAVVLEKFIIELEKVELAYILPEFATTEEKLEATKEHALQLIGTQLPPGAELFII
- the LOC103418255 gene encoding F-box/FBD/LRR-repeat protein At3g26920-like isoform X2: MEEGSMEIPTASTYDKKQDKAPMNLGDKGETSNPLEDRISQLPDAILVDIISPLRIKEVARTSVLSKRWRYLWTHVTRLNFDHHDGEHPRTSTRTTTVNPSERRRLEEATNRRQRIRQSHQGLTPLNLGECRGGSSSAGSGSRSRHPDGISRLIRPPSPPPCTVVTKVLQSHQGPTVDGVRICGSCYSSDNVDDFIEFAIQKKVQRLEIDKSKEKDTKSWEKPFNNPLGVSRIKSLRHLSLKYIPITDEVVGLVLSECQLLEHLSICHSSDLYAVKAVGSSLRLKFLQISYCGGIVRIDISAPNLVSFIYRGQNVYRRGIVLKHAPKLVYVSLSEDEPDSITKHLLSISARLSYLQTLHLWMNLRRTNVMLPQFPELTSLKDLSLTVHAKNYGPSLLDMTSLLEQSPFLQRLTFQLRLVFIEQPSGNYKQQESVFLPLVIFFSLPHETSTCFELLIRAIVGRRNQTRDLGFEGGYS